Proteins from a genomic interval of Xiphophorus maculatus strain JP 163 A chromosome 7, X_maculatus-5.0-male, whole genome shotgun sequence:
- the LOC102234496 gene encoding U3 small nucleolar RNA-associated protein 14 homolog A-like, translating into MAKVSKKNSHKKKLMVSCGDPAISEGDQQLLYEDEEEEQGGMDRAEEETMSSEEDEGEDERKRQKLLEGIRSLGGKRKKALGERSEAAGQMSEFSVNPDGGPGKVQLSDLIGSLEKTPAVPAKSKKQLKNLQRSKKTIESPLSKQETERIQRDMAFQKAASEVSRWDGVITQNQRAEQLLFPLNRDPAGPRPVERLVVGWKARTPLEQEIFALLSANKQPLIDPILTPAEEASVKAMSLEEAKIRRAELQKARALQSYYEAKARRERKIKSKKYHKVQNKAKRKEFLKHFEEMVQMDPAVALQELNKMELARMQERMTLKHQNSSKWAKSKAIMAKYDEEARKAMQQQLEMNKELTQRLITPLNDDDDEEEEKEEAAADEADMLPDFVNDAVDGRDASNPWMKGKLSAEPAQQQLSDALTEAAQASVSEEEECQAGETEEEALLGEFNSRRKLHQAQESDAAGGVLPEEVTEDRAAAVESEASDSDDSCLLESPSISRGRENVLKETKATDHSERSALLEERLMRIRTVEDLELLPHEPSDEPSQPPTTKAPPSEEKHLGKRKKKGIELKEVLTKETKLIKVPFTPTVTDSEDPEAKIDQRGLIKEAFAGDDVISDFLKDKRRKEDEGKSKVIDLTLPGWGDWGGVGLKPPKRKRRRFRVKSAPPPPRKDQHLPSVIISEKRNTSVSLHQVHSLPFPFENHAQFESCIRSPLGRAWNTERTVKKVTKPRVVTQLGAIIDPMAEEELLKNNKKVVASS; encoded by the coding sequence ATGGCGAAAGTCTCCAAGAAAAACAGTCATAAAAAGAAGTTAATGGTGAGCTGCGGTGATCCTGCCATCAGCGAGGGGGATCAACAGCTGCTGTAtgaagacgaagaagaagaacaaggcGGTATGGATAGAGCAGAGGAAGAAACCATGAGCAGCGAGGAGGACGAGGGAGAGGATGAACGAAAACGGCAAAAATTGCTGGAGGGCATCAGGTCTCTGGGTGGGAAGAGGAAGAAGGCGCTGGGGGAGAGGTCTGAGGCGGCCGGACAAATGTCCGAGTTCTCCGTGAACCCTGACGGTGGTCCCGGTAAGGTCCAGCTGTCGGATCTGATCGGGAGCTTAGAAAAGACCCCTGCTGTTCCggctaaaagtaaaaagcagttGAAGAATCTGCAGCGCTCTAAGAAAACCATTGAATCTCCTCTGAGCAAACAAGAGACTGAGAGGATCCAGAGGGACATGGCTTTCCAGAAGGCAGCATCAGAGGTGAGCCGCTGGGACGGCGTTATCACCCAGAACCAGAGGGCCGAACAGCTGCTGTTCCCTCTGAACCGGGACCCGGCCGGCCCCAGACCTGTAGAGAGACTGGTGGTGGGCTGGAAGGCTCGGACTCCACTGGAGCAGGAGATCTTTGCTCTGTTGTCTGCCAACAAGCAGCCCCTTATTGACCCCATTCTGACCCCTGCTGAGGAGGCGTCAGTAAAGGCCATGAGCCTGGAGGAGGCTAAAATCCGCCGTGCTGAGCTGCAAAAAGCCCGGGCCCTGCAGTCCTATTATGAGGCCAAGGCtcggagagagagaaaaatcaaaagcaaGAAGTATCACAAAGTGCAGAACAAGGCCAAGCGGAAGGAATTCCTGAAGCACTTTGAAGAGATGGTTCAGATGGATCCAGCAGTTGCTCTGCAGGAGCTGAATAAGATGGAGCTGGCCAGGATGCAGGAGAGGATGACATTAAAACACCAGAACAGCAGCAAGTGGGCCAAGTCAAAGGCCATCATGGCCAAATATGACGAAGAGGCTCGCAAAGctatgcagcagcagctggagatgaaCAAAGAGCTCACTCAAAGGCTGATTACTCCACTcaacgatgatgatgatgaggaggaggagaaggaggaggcaGCAGCAGATGAGGCTGATATGCTTCCTGACTTTGTGAACGATGCAGTGGATGGTCGAGATGCATCAAATCCGTGGATGAAAGGCAAGCTATCTGCAGAACcagcacagcagcagctgagtgACGCACTGACAGAGGCAGCACAGGCCTCAgtcagtgaggaagaggagtgtCAGGCTGGGGAAACAGAAGAGGAAGCCCTCCTCGGAGAGTTTAACAGTAGGAGGAAACTGCATCAAGCTCAGGAGTCTGACGCAGCAGGAGGTGTTTTACCAGAGGAGGTGACAGAGGACAGAGCTGCAGCGGTCGAGTCGGAGGCTTCTGACAGTGATGACAGCTGTCTGTTGGAGTCCCCAAGCATCTCCAGAGGAAGAGAAAATGTCCTGAAAGAGACAAAAGCAACTGACCACTCTGAGCGGTCAGCTCTGCTGGAGGAGAGGCTGATGAGGATCAGGACTGTGGAAGACTTGGAGCTTCTCCCTCATGAGCCATCAGATGAACCCAGTCAGCCTCCCACTACAAAAGCCCCTCCCTCTGAAGAGAAGCACCTAggcaaaaggaaaaagaaaggaatagAGTTGAAAGAAGTTCTCACTAAAGAGACAAAGCTTATCAAAGTTCCATTTACTCCAACTGTCACAGACTCTGAGGATCCAGAAGCTAAGATTGACCAAAGAGGACTGATTAAGGAAGCTTTTGCTGGAGATGATGTAATCTCAGACTTTCTTAAAGATAAAAGGAGGAAGGAGGATGAAGGGAAGTCAAAGGTGATAGACCTCACCCTGCCTGGCTGGGGTGATTGGGGGGGGGTGGGTCTAAAGCCACCAAAAAGAAAGCGCAGAAGGTTTAGGGTTAAGAGTGCCCCTCCTCCACCAAGGAAAGACCAGCATCTTCCCAGTGTCATCATCTCTGAGAAGAGGAACACCTCTGTCAGCCTCCACCAGGTTCATTCCCTGCCATTCCCCTTTGAGAACCATGCACAGTTTGAGAGCTGTATCCGCTCACCACTTGGCCGCGCCTGGAACACGGAGCGAACTGTGAAAAAGGTCACCAAACCCAGAGTGGTCACCCAGCTGGGGGCCATCATTGATCCCATGGCTGAGGAGGAACTGCTGAAGAACAACAAGAAGGTGGTTGCTAGTAGCTAG